The proteins below come from a single Tissierella sp. MB52-C2 genomic window:
- a CDS encoding D-alanyl-D-alanine carboxypeptidase, producing MRVNRQKYRRKRKIKFILSILCVCAVGITALFLQNHIISKNNEQIESPIKTQETRIYEEFNQIIVDDLYSSNAILISLDDNEILLDKSSDERVYPASLTKIMTAILAIENLSDLDEEIYLSEDMFEELYSENASMAGFLPNEKVPAIDLIYGVLLPSGAESCIGLADAIAGSEKSYVKLMNQKAEELGMNNTHFTNSTGLHDRNHYTTVNDIAKLLKYALQNNLFREVYTSKRYTTKATNLHLDGITFQSTMFEKMDTEDVNNGTIEGGKTGYTREAKLCLASLAKIDGKEYILVTANADGSPYTEQFNILDAFTVYNQVSKTNAS from the coding sequence ATGAGAGTTAATAGACAAAAATATAGAAGAAAGAGGAAGATAAAATTTATTCTTTCAATTCTATGTGTATGTGCGGTGGGTATTACAGCTTTATTTTTGCAAAATCATATAATAAGTAAAAATAATGAACAAATAGAATCACCTATAAAAACTCAAGAAACAAGGATTTACGAAGAATTTAATCAGATTATAGTCGATGACTTATATAGTTCAAACGCTATTCTCATTTCTTTAGACGATAATGAAATATTATTAGATAAATCATCTGATGAAAGAGTCTATCCAGCATCTCTTACAAAAATTATGACAGCAATACTAGCAATTGAAAATCTATCAGATTTAGACGAAGAAATTTATCTATCAGAGGATATGTTTGAGGAATTGTATTCTGAAAATGCTTCTATGGCAGGATTCTTGCCAAACGAAAAGGTGCCAGCAATTGACTTGATTTATGGAGTATTATTACCATCTGGGGCAGAAAGTTGCATTGGGTTAGCGGATGCAATTGCAGGTTCAGAAAAAAGTTATGTAAAATTAATGAATCAAAAGGCTGAAGAATTAGGGATGAATAACACTCATTTTACTAACTCCACAGGGCTACATGACAGGAATCATTATACTACTGTAAATGATATTGCGAAATTACTGAAATATGCATTACAAAACAATCTATTTCGAGAAGTATATACCTCAAAACGTTATACGACAAAAGCAACAAATCTTCATCTCGACGGAATTACTTTCCAAAGTACAATGTTTGAAAAAATGGATACGGAGGATGTAAATAATGGTACTATCGAAGGTGGAAAGACTGGTTATACGAGAGAAGCAAAATTATGTCTTGCTAGTTTGGCAAAAATAGATGGCAAGGAATATATTTTAGTGACTGCTAATGCAGATGGGAGTCCTTATACGGAACAGTTCAATATTTTGGATGCATTTACTGTTTATAATCAGGTTTCCAAAACTAATGCTTCCTAG
- a CDS encoding TlpA disulfide reductase family protein, translating into MKRKILTILISGVLCISMVACDKSTRRFEDVGIGFSLPSKWRNKAQNIDAYATLPGENIEGQLIVSFILDETMEKARKLNEEASKIPETDKEKIKKAAAEIMDLTKEFKELWTVVSIDKSKEEGKIQKDLFSKYENKDLIGKEGNLEFYLLYNNKPDVSGLSEKSKKDYEEIYGGIKEFKSLIKTFEQVTEQERLSKHKKFEFKTKTLNGKEIDSSIFKDSKLTMVNIWATYCSPCIEEMPELQALYEEVKNENVNVIGVVSDTPDVDNEELAKKILSKKGVKFANIIPDEKIINNILQDISGVPTTFFVDSEGNIIGEFIVGSNSKEEFKKEIEDRLKNIE; encoded by the coding sequence ATGAAAAGAAAAATTTTAACAATTTTAATATCAGGAGTACTTTGTATATCGATGGTAGCATGTGATAAGTCTACAAGAAGGTTTGAAGATGTTGGAATTGGATTTAGCTTACCTAGTAAGTGGAGAAATAAGGCACAAAACATAGATGCATACGCAACTTTACCAGGAGAAAATATTGAAGGTCAACTGATCGTCAGTTTCATACTTGATGAGACTATGGAAAAGGCACGAAAACTAAATGAGGAGGCATCAAAGATCCCAGAAACAGATAAAGAAAAAATCAAAAAAGCTGCAGCGGAAATTATGGATTTAACTAAAGAATTTAAAGAATTATGGACTGTAGTAAGTATAGATAAGAGCAAAGAAGAGGGCAAAATTCAAAAAGATTTATTTTCAAAATATGAAAATAAGGATTTAATAGGTAAAGAAGGCAATCTTGAATTTTACTTATTATATAATAATAAACCTGATGTTAGTGGTTTATCTGAAAAATCTAAGAAAGACTATGAAGAAATATATGGAGGAATTAAAGAATTTAAAAGTTTAATAAAAACATTTGAGCAAGTAACAGAACAAGAAAGATTAAGTAAACATAAGAAATTTGAATTTAAAACAAAAACTTTAAATGGTAAAGAAATAGATAGTAGTATTTTTAAAGATAGTAAGCTAACCATGGTAAATATATGGGCAACATATTGTAGCCCATGTATAGAAGAAATGCCAGAGCTTCAAGCGCTTTATGAAGAAGTTAAGAATGAGAATGTTAATGTGATTGGTGTTGTCTCAGATACACCAGATGTAGACAATGAAGAATTAGCTAAGAAAATTTTATCAAAAAAAGGTGTTAAGTTTGCTAATATTATTCCAGATGAAAAAATTATAAATAATATATTACAAGATATTTCAGGAGTTCCAACTACATTTTTTGTTGATAGTGAAGGAAATATAATTGGAGAGTTTATAGTAGGTTCTAATAGTAAAGAAGAATTTAAGAAGGAAATTGAAGATAGATTAAAAAATATAGAATAG
- a CDS encoding CD1871A family CXXC motif-containing protein — translation MNVNKFNKSEVLIKYSILIMSISFIITGIYREEVRIVFKKAINICLECIGIG, via the coding sequence ATGAATGTAAACAAATTCAATAAAAGTGAAGTGCTTATAAAATATAGTATTTTAATTATGAGTATTTCATTCATCATCACTGGGATATATAGAGAGGAAGTGAGAATTGTATTTAAAAAGGCAATAAATATATGTTTGGAGTGTATAGGAATTGGATAG
- a CDS encoding 4Fe-4S binding protein codes for MDRRRITQIIVAITTNANVNGFLKGTIFKGSTKKICVPGLNCYSCPGAIGSCPIGSLQAVIGTVKYKFSLYVVGLMSLFGIIFGRFICGWLCPFGLIEDLLHKIPSKKINVNKKVNNVLKYLKYIILLLFVIILPMFLVNEFGISPPYFCQYICPAGTLEGGVPLILLNQPLRGAIGYLFVWKMFLLIIIIIASIIIYRPFCRYICPLGAFYSLFNKVSFYKYEVDKNKCTSCGVCTHKCKMNIEVYKKPNSPECIRCGECVKICPTKSIKKGIKF; via the coding sequence TTGGATAGGAGAAGAATAACACAAATTATTGTAGCTATAACGACAAATGCAAATGTCAATGGGTTTCTAAAAGGCACTATATTTAAAGGAAGTACAAAAAAAATCTGTGTCCCAGGTTTAAACTGTTATTCTTGCCCTGGAGCTATAGGCTCTTGTCCCATAGGCTCTTTACAGGCTGTTATTGGAACTGTAAAATATAAATTTTCATTATATGTAGTTGGACTTATGTCTTTATTTGGTATTATATTTGGTAGATTTATATGTGGGTGGCTATGTCCTTTTGGTCTTATTGAAGACCTATTACATAAAATACCTTCTAAAAAGATAAATGTAAATAAAAAAGTAAATAATGTACTTAAATATTTAAAATATATTATATTATTATTATTTGTTATAATATTACCTATGTTTTTAGTAAACGAATTTGGAATAAGCCCTCCATATTTTTGTCAATATATATGTCCAGCAGGAACATTAGAGGGTGGGGTACCGTTAATTTTACTAAATCAACCTTTAAGGGGAGCTATAGGATACTTATTTGTCTGGAAAATGTTTTTACTAATTATCATTATTATAGCTTCCATAATTATATACAGACCATTTTGTAGATATATATGTCCATTAGGAGCATTTTACTCACTATTTAATAAAGTAAGTTTTTATAAATACGAAGTAGACAAAAATAAATGTACAAGCTGTGGTGTTTGTACACATAAGTGTAAAATGAATATAGAAGTTTATAAAAAACCTAATAGCCCTGAATGTATTAGATGTGGAGAATGTGTAAAGATATGTCCTACAAAGTCTATTAAAAAAGGAATTAAATTTTAG
- a CDS encoding bis-aminopropyl spermidine synthase family protein produces MLNYIDEVNKNVSIEEGKKAIENILITIYLKGGISTKELARNSLLPIPVVSAIKKEFIKKGLVIQDRGTRLTIKGRHFVEEGLGFKKINSDLYMKLLMEPWKEHREIIEIKEELQELFDNRPQVDVTIDQSKSSIDTSLKRAILSLKNHNLVGKRILCLGDDDLVSIALGFLLKKLFNNTIHHTTKITVMDIDKRIIDYINDIAIKESLPIKCEYVDFRMPLADNFKNQFDCFFTDPPYTLEGMNLFLSRGIEALRDDSGLTIYFSYAHKSPDFQLTMQKCFFSMGLIVSEVMARFNTYEGASIIGNTGQMIVLKTTNITKALIKTPYKGVLYTGELKETVRSYRCKQCGEIIKVGRSEKFNNIETLKSKGCYKCNSQVFELIQRKNIN; encoded by the coding sequence ATGCTTAATTATATAGATGAAGTAAACAAGAATGTAAGTATAGAAGAAGGTAAGAAGGCCATAGAGAACATATTAATAACAATATACCTTAAAGGAGGAATTTCCACTAAGGAATTAGCAAGAAACAGTCTCCTACCTATTCCCGTGGTTTCAGCTATAAAAAAAGAATTTATTAAAAAAGGGTTGGTTATTCAAGACCGGGGAACAAGGCTTACAATAAAGGGTAGACATTTTGTAGAGGAAGGTTTAGGGTTCAAAAAAATAAATAGTGATTTATATATGAAACTATTAATGGAACCTTGGAAGGAACATAGAGAAATTATTGAGATAAAAGAGGAACTACAGGAGCTCTTTGATAATCGTCCTCAGGTAGATGTCACTATAGATCAGTCAAAGTCCAGTATAGATACATCTCTAAAAAGGGCAATATTGTCTCTTAAAAATCATAACTTGGTAGGAAAAAGAATTTTGTGTTTGGGAGATGATGATTTAGTAAGTATAGCTTTAGGTTTTCTGCTAAAAAAGCTTTTTAATAATACTATTCATCATACTACTAAAATTACTGTAATGGATATTGATAAAAGAATTATAGACTATATAAATGATATAGCTATAAAAGAATCTCTTCCAATTAAGTGCGAGTATGTAGATTTCAGGATGCCATTAGCGGATAATTTTAAAAATCAATTTGATTGTTTTTTTACAGATCCACCTTATACTCTTGAAGGAATGAATTTGTTTCTTTCAAGAGGGATAGAAGCCTTAAGAGATGATAGTGGGCTTACTATTTATTTTTCTTATGCTCATAAGTCTCCAGATTTTCAATTAACTATGCAAAAGTGTTTTTTTAGCATGGGACTTATAGTTTCAGAGGTAATGGCTAGGTTTAATACCTATGAAGGGGCTAGCATAATTGGAAACACAGGACAAATGATTGTTCTTAAGACTACTAATATAACTAAAGCGTTAATAAAAACCCCTTATAAAGGAGTTTTGTATACTGGAGAACTGAAAGAAACAGTACGCTCTTATAGATGTAAACAATGTGGTGAAATTATAAAGGTAGGGCGTTCTGAAAAATTTAATAATATAGAAACATTAAAGTCAAAAGGTTGTTATAAATGTAATAGCCAAGTATTTGAGTTAATTCAGAGAAAAAATATAAACTAG
- the speD gene encoding adenosylmethionine decarboxylase, which produces MIKQKQLGNHLLIEYYDCDSEVLKNTQLIEKYMIEAAKMAHATIVESVFHTFSPWGVSGVVVIEESHLTIHTWPEYKYAAVDLFTCGNTIKPWVAFKFLEEKLKAERADLAEISRGMIGRILKDNKNLL; this is translated from the coding sequence ATGATTAAACAAAAGCAATTAGGAAACCATCTTTTAATTGAATACTATGATTGTGATAGTGAAGTATTAAAAAATACACAGCTAATAGAGAAATATATGATAGAAGCTGCTAAAATGGCTCATGCTACAATTGTGGAAAGTGTATTTCACACATTTAGTCCTTGGGGAGTTAGTGGGGTTGTGGTTATTGAAGAATCACATCTAACTATTCATACTTGGCCAGAATATAAATATGCAGCTGTAGATTTATTTACTTGTGGGAATACAATAAAGCCTTGGGTTGCTTTTAAGTTTTTAGAAGAAAAGTTAAAAGCAGAAAGAGCTGATTTAGCAGAGATATCTAGGGGAATGATAGGTCGGATTTTAAAAGATAACAAGAATCTTTTATAA